One Capsicum annuum cultivar UCD-10X-F1 chromosome 2, UCD10Xv1.1, whole genome shotgun sequence genomic window carries:
- the LOC107854684 gene encoding allene oxide cyclase, chloroplastic, with protein MATASSASAALRVISSSSYKLPSTFPTTKKIQSFKLSNPLISQTLKLTTSTTTSRSFSCKSQSTSTDSSTSKVQELSVYELNERDRGSPAYLRLSQKNVNSLGDLVPFSNKLYTADLKKRIGITAGLCILIKHEEEKKGDRYEAVYSFYFGDYGHIAVQGPYLTYEDTYLAVTGGSGIFAGVSGQVKLQQLIFPFKLFYTFYLKGIPDLPSELVVTAVPPSPTVEPTPEAKACEEGSTLKNFTN; from the exons ATGGCCACtgcttcctcagccagtgctgcTCTTAGAGTCATTTCTTCTTCCTCATATAAGCTACCCTCTACCTTCCCAACTACTAAAAAGATCCAATCTTTTAAACTCTCTAACCCCCTCATTTCTCAAACTCTTAAGCTTACCACCTCCACTACTACTTCCAGATCATTTTCCTGCAAGAGCCAAAGCACCTCAACAGATTCCTCAACCA GTAAAGTTCAAGAACTTAGTGTCTATGAGCTCAATGAACGTGACCGTGGAAGCCCTGCTTATCTGCGATTGAGCCAAAAGAATGTCAATTCACTCGGAGATCTTGTCCCCTTTAGCAACAAA CTATATACAGCAGACCTGAAGAAGAGAATTGGAATAACAGCAGGACTCTGCATTCTGATCAAGCACGAAGAGGAGAAAAAAGGGGATCGCTATGAAGCAGTTTACAGTTTCTACTTCGGTGATTACGGTCACATCGCCGTACAGGGACCGTACTTAACCTACGAGGACACTTACCTCGCCGTCACCGGTGGATCCGGCATATTTGCAGGGGTTTCCGGTCAAGTAAAATTGCAGCAACTCATCTTCCCTTTCAAGCTATTCTACACTTTTTACTTGAAGGGCATACCGGATCTGCCATCGGAGTTGGTGGTTACGGCGGTTCCTCCGTCGCCGACGGTGGAGCCGACGCCGGAAGCTAAAGCTTGTGAAGAGGGGTCCACACTGAAGAATTTCACTAATTGA
- the LOC107854681 gene encoding uncharacterized protein LOC107854681, translated as MVVEAYQLFLPKPPFFSPSFPSPPPHFSSFLFHPSSFSLALFHSDSSISLYSPFSLSSFPPPLTTLPPPISAASFLLLRNPNPTTLFLITSPVSGGASVLLRFYILNSARKSFAPARVVCNQSDLEFDESKFGMVFRVSHGVSVKLVGDVNVFALYSISNGKVWVFAVKQLGGEEVKLMKCAVIDCSLPVFSISVSFGFLILGEDNGVRVFPLRPLVKGRVKKEKGVITKSLNSDKMEIKRLPLRNGMMIHGMNGVNAEICSADGGKLMCIETDQKLTSNVVLDERIENRAVSGAGTLSAKLRSVRLRQDSREGIANFMAFKNKDDNFESIKIPAKSAKAIGIQALSSTKFLILDSEGNLHLLFLATSVGSGTPYHMKQLTHNMKVRKLAVLPDSSTRSQTVWISDSLHTLHMIAVTDMDASVNQTDRKDPAEMLVQTSVAQAIFSNEKVQEIEALSANTVLLLGQGSMFAYAIS; from the exons ATGGTAGTCGAAGCTTATCAGCTATTTCTTCCAAAACCCCCTTTCTTTTCTCCTTCTTTCCCTTCTCCACCCCCTCacttttcttctttccttttccACCCCTCTTCTTTTTCCCTAGCTCTCTTCCATTCCGATTCTTCCATCTCTCTCTACTCTCCCTTCTCTCTCTCTTCCTTTCCTCCTCCTCTGACCACCCTACCTCCTCCCATCTCCGCCGCTTCTTTCCTCCTTCTCCGGAACCCTAATCCCACCACACTCTTTCTCATAACCTCTCCTGTTTCCGGCGGCGCTTCGGTTCTCCTCCGTTTCTATATCCTCAATTCTGCGAGGAAGTCGTTTGCTCCGGCGAGGGTTGTGTGTAATCAAAGTGATTTGGAGTTTGATGAGAGTAAATTCGGGATGGTTTTTAGGGTTTCTCATGGGGTTTCGGTGAAATTGGTTGGTGATGTTAATGTGTTTGCTTTGTATTCGATTTCGAATGGGAAGGTTTGGGTTTTCGCTGTGAAGCAGTTAGGGGGTGAGGAGGTGAAATTGATGAAATGTGCTGTGATTGATTGTTCTCTGCCCGtgttttcgattagtgtttcgtTTGGGTTTCTGATTTTGGGGGAAGATAATGGGGTTAGGGTTTTTCCATTGAGGCCATTGGTGAAAGGAAGAGTTAAGAAAGAGAAGGGTGTGATTACAAAAAGTTTGAATAGTGATAAGATGGAGATAAAAAGGCTACCTTTACGAAATGGGATGATGATTCACGGTATGAATGGAGTTAATGCTGAGATTTGTTCAGCTGATGGTGGAAAATTGATGTGCATTGAAACAGACCAGAAGTTAACTTCCAATGTCGTATTGGACGAAAGGATTGAGAACCGTGCTGTATCAGGTGCTGGAACACTTTCTG CAAAGTTAAGGTCTGTGAGACTCAGACAAGATTCCAGAGAGGGGATTGCAAACTTCATGGCATTCAAAAACAAGGATGATAATTTTGAGTCGATTAAGATCCCGGCTAAGTCAGCAAAAGCAATTGGCATTCAGGCATTATCTTCAACCAAGTTTCTGATCTTGGACTCTGAAGGAAATCTTCACCTCTTGTTCCTTGCAACTTCTGTTGGATCAGGGACTCCTTATCACATGAAACAGTTAACTCACAACATGAAAGTTCGGAAGCTCGCTGTTCTTCCGGATTCTTCTACAA GGTCACAAACTGTTTGGATATCAGATTCACTACATACTTTACACATGATTGCGGTGACTGACATGGATGCATCTGTCAATCAAACTGACAGGAAAGACCCTGCAGAGATGCTTGTACAGACTTCAG TTGCACAAGCAATATTTTCCAATGAAAAGGTCCAAGAAATTGAAGCTTTGTCTGCAAATACAGTATTGCTTCTTGGACAAG GAAGCATGTTTGCATATGCAATTTCCTAG